Proteins found in one Paenibacillus borealis genomic segment:
- the pflB gene encoding formate C-acetyltransferase — MSVIEREVQEVKSGWRSFTKGTWAKKVDVNNFIAKNIKPYEGNEDFLVGPTSNTTELWKIISQLSKEERERGGVWDVSLDTVSTITSHNPGYIDKDKEQIVGVQTDAPFRRSIQPFGGIKMMIDATKAYGFELPQNIVDMFTNIRKTHNQGVFDAYTPDMRAVRKSGVITGLPDAYGRGRIIGDYRRIALYGIDFLIKDKKQQLTELEVDSMTEEVIRLREELSEQMRALGELKQMAAAHGLDISKPANNFKEATQWVYFGYLAAVKEQNGAAMSLGRVSSFLDIYVQRDFEEGTLTEEQAQEIVDHFVMKLRIVKFLRTPDYNDLFSGDPTWVTESIGGMAEDGTTRVTKNSFRFLHTLYNLGPAPEPNLTVLWSEKLPEGFKKYCAKVSIETSAIQYENDDVMRPYWGEDYAIACCVSPMRIGKQMQFFGARANLAKALLYAINGGKDEKSGAQVGPEYPAITSEYLDYDEVMKRFKPMMEWLAKTYVNTLNIIHYMHDKYSYERIEMALHDRDILRTMACGIAGLSVAADSLSAIKYAKVKPIRNEEGIAIDFETEGEFPCYGNNDDAVDGIAVELVETFMSMIRKNKTYRDAVPTQSVLTITSNVVYGKKTGTTPDGRKKGEPFAPGANPMHGRDKKGALASLNSVAKLPYSDAQDGISNTFSIVPKALGKDEESRKSNLVFMMDGYFHNNAQHLNVNVFNREQLIDAMDHPENYPQLTIRVSGYAVNFIKLTREQQLDVINRTFHDSM; from the coding sequence ATGTCGGTGATTGAAAGAGAAGTACAAGAGGTTAAGTCGGGTTGGAGAAGTTTTACTAAAGGTACATGGGCTAAGAAAGTTGACGTTAATAACTTTATTGCCAAGAACATCAAGCCTTATGAAGGAAATGAAGATTTCCTGGTAGGTCCTACCAGCAACACAACTGAACTGTGGAAGATTATCTCCCAGCTTAGCAAGGAAGAAAGAGAAAGAGGCGGCGTATGGGATGTTTCCCTCGATACTGTCTCCACTATCACTTCCCACAATCCGGGCTACATCGACAAGGACAAGGAACAAATTGTCGGCGTTCAGACTGATGCTCCTTTCAGACGTTCCATTCAACCGTTCGGCGGTATCAAGATGATGATCGATGCTACTAAGGCTTACGGCTTCGAGCTTCCGCAAAATATCGTTGACATGTTCACGAACATCCGCAAAACGCATAACCAAGGCGTATTTGATGCATATACACCAGATATGAGAGCTGTGCGTAAATCCGGCGTAATCACTGGTCTTCCTGATGCTTATGGCCGCGGACGTATCATCGGCGACTATCGCCGTATTGCTCTGTATGGTATTGATTTCCTGATTAAAGACAAGAAGCAACAACTGACTGAGCTTGAAGTGGATTCCATGACAGAAGAAGTAATTCGTCTGCGTGAAGAGCTGTCCGAGCAAATGCGTGCTCTGGGCGAACTGAAACAAATGGCTGCTGCACATGGACTTGATATTTCGAAACCGGCTAATAACTTCAAAGAAGCTACTCAATGGGTATACTTCGGTTATCTGGCTGCAGTTAAAGAGCAAAACGGTGCCGCAATGTCCCTGGGACGCGTATCCTCCTTCCTTGATATCTATGTACAACGTGATTTCGAAGAAGGTACTCTTACTGAAGAACAAGCACAGGAAATCGTTGACCATTTCGTAATGAAATTGCGTATCGTGAAATTCCTGCGTACGCCTGACTATAATGATCTGTTCTCCGGCGACCCTACTTGGGTAACTGAATCCATCGGTGGTATGGCTGAAGACGGAACAACACGCGTAACTAAGAACAGCTTCCGCTTCCTGCATACCCTGTACAATCTGGGACCTGCACCAGAACCAAACCTGACTGTACTGTGGTCGGAAAAGTTGCCTGAAGGCTTCAAAAAATATTGTGCTAAGGTTTCCATCGAAACCAGTGCTATCCAATATGAGAACGATGATGTAATGCGTCCATACTGGGGTGAAGATTACGCGATTGCCTGCTGCGTATCCCCAATGCGTATCGGTAAACAAATGCAGTTCTTCGGTGCCCGTGCCAACCTGGCAAAAGCCCTGCTGTATGCAATCAATGGTGGTAAGGATGAAAAATCCGGCGCTCAGGTAGGTCCTGAATATCCGGCGATCACTTCCGAATACCTTGATTACGACGAAGTGATGAAACGTTTCAAACCAATGATGGAATGGCTGGCTAAGACTTATGTCAACACGCTGAACATCATCCACTATATGCATGACAAATATTCTTACGAACGTATCGAAATGGCGCTGCATGACCGCGACATTCTGCGTACTATGGCTTGCGGTATTGCCGGTCTGTCCGTTGCTGCCGACTCCCTGAGCGCAATTAAATACGCTAAGGTTAAACCGATCCGCAACGAAGAAGGTATTGCTATCGACTTCGAAACTGAAGGTGAATTCCCTTGCTACGGTAACAACGACGACGCTGTTGACGGCATCGCGGTTGAACTGGTTGAAACCTTCATGAGCATGATCCGTAAAAACAAAACTTACCGTGATGCTGTACCAACTCAATCGGTATTGACTATCACTTCGAACGTGGTATACGGTAAGAAGACTGGTACTACTCCTGATGGACGTAAAAAAGGCGAACCATTCGCACCTGGTGCTAACCCAATGCACGGACGCGACAAGAAGGGTGCACTTGCTTCCCTGAACTCTGTTGCTAAACTGCCTTACTCCGATGCACAGGATGGTATCTCCAACACATTCTCGATCGTTCCTAAGGCTCTGGGTAAAGACGAAGAATCCCGTAAGTCCAACCTGGTATTCATGATGGACGGATACTTCCACAACAACGCTCAGCACTTGAACGTTAACGTATTTAACCGTGAGCAGCTAATCGATGCTATGGATCACCCTGAGAACTATCCGCAGCTGACCATTCGCGTATCCGGCTATGCTGTTAACTTCATCAAGCTGACCCGCGAACAACAGCTGGATGTTATCAACCGTACGTTCCACGATTCCATGTAA
- the adhE gene encoding bifunctional acetaldehyde-CoA/alcohol dehydrogenase has translation MAVKNEVAAQVKQTTAEEYIQTLVDKAKKAHEAFMGLDQEQTNTIVHAMALAGLDKHMYLAKLAVEETGRGVYEDKITKNIFSTEYIWHGIKYDKTVGVIEDNVYDNFQKIAEPVGIIMGITPVTNPTSTTMFKALISAKTRNPIIFGFHPSAQECSAAAAKILHDAGVKAGAPENFIQWIELPTMDKTNALMNNPDVALILATGGSAMVKAAYSCGKPALGVGPGNVPAFIEKSADIDQAVTDIILSKTFDNGMICASEQAVIIEEAIFDQVKKKMIANGCYFVNKEEAAKLTSGAMNVEKCAVNPAIVGQSAVKIAEMCGIQVPAGTKILVAELEGVGTKYPLSAEKLSPVLACYKVKNADQGIERAAEIVEFGGMGHSSAIHSNNEEVIMKFSNRLQTGRILVNSPSTHGAIGDIYNTNIPSLTLGCGSYGRNSVSQNVTAINLINVKRVNRRTVNMQWFKVPDKIYFEKGSTQYLAKMPDITRVAIITDPMMVKLGYVERVEHYLRQRQTPVAIEVFSEVEPDPSTTTVEKGTAMMNRFQPDCIIALGGGSPMDAAKGMWLFYEHPDADFNGLKQKFMDIRKRVYKFPKLGNKAKFVAIPTTSGTGSEVTSFAVITDKTTGNNTKYPLADYELTPDVAIIDPEFVYSLPRTAVADTGMDVLTHAIEAYVSVMASDYSDGLAIKAIQLVFQWLEKSALTGDKLAREKMHNASTLAGMAFANAFLGINHSLAHKWGGQYHTAHGRTNAILMPHVIRYNAKKPTKFASFPKYSHFVADERYAEIARILGLPARTTEEGVTSLINAIREMNKKLGIEESFSALGFDPKDFESRVDYLADRAFEDQCTTANPKMPLVSELADVYRNAFYGRFDN, from the coding sequence ATGGCAGTTAAAAACGAAGTCGCCGCCCAAGTGAAACAAACCACCGCTGAAGAATATATTCAGACTTTGGTGGATAAAGCAAAGAAAGCTCATGAAGCGTTCATGGGACTGGATCAAGAGCAAACTAACACAATCGTTCATGCAATGGCGTTGGCCGGACTCGACAAACATATGTACCTGGCTAAGCTGGCCGTTGAAGAAACAGGACGCGGTGTCTATGAAGACAAAATTACGAAGAACATCTTCTCAACTGAATATATCTGGCACGGAATTAAGTACGACAAGACAGTAGGCGTTATTGAGGATAACGTTTATGACAACTTCCAGAAGATTGCTGAGCCTGTCGGAATAATTATGGGTATCACACCGGTAACCAACCCAACATCCACCACGATGTTTAAAGCTTTGATTTCCGCTAAGACACGTAACCCTATTATATTCGGATTCCACCCTTCAGCGCAAGAGTGTAGTGCCGCAGCAGCCAAAATTCTGCATGATGCAGGTGTGAAAGCTGGCGCTCCTGAGAACTTTATCCAGTGGATCGAGCTTCCTACTATGGACAAAACAAACGCACTGATGAACAATCCTGACGTTGCACTGATTCTGGCAACCGGCGGATCGGCAATGGTCAAAGCAGCTTACAGCTGCGGCAAACCGGCACTCGGCGTAGGTCCTGGTAACGTACCTGCTTTCATTGAGAAGAGTGCTGATATTGATCAGGCAGTAACAGACATCATCCTTTCCAAGACATTCGATAATGGTATGATCTGTGCTTCCGAGCAAGCGGTTATTATTGAAGAAGCGATTTTCGACCAAGTGAAGAAGAAAATGATTGCGAACGGCTGCTACTTTGTTAACAAAGAGGAAGCTGCCAAGCTGACTAGCGGCGCAATGAACGTAGAGAAATGTGCGGTTAACCCGGCTATCGTCGGCCAATCCGCTGTGAAGATCGCTGAAATGTGCGGTATTCAGGTTCCTGCCGGAACGAAAATCCTGGTAGCTGAGCTTGAAGGTGTAGGTACTAAATATCCGCTGTCCGCTGAGAAGCTGAGCCCGGTTCTGGCTTGCTACAAAGTGAAGAACGCTGACCAAGGTATCGAACGCGCAGCTGAAATCGTTGAATTCGGCGGCATGGGCCACAGCTCGGCTATCCACTCGAACAACGAAGAAGTAATCATGAAGTTCTCCAACCGTCTGCAAACCGGACGTATTCTCGTCAACTCGCCATCTACACACGGCGCAATCGGCGATATTTACAACACCAATATCCCTTCACTGACACTGGGCTGCGGATCTTACGGACGCAACTCTGTATCGCAAAACGTGACTGCAATCAATCTGATCAACGTGAAAAGGGTGAATCGTCGTACCGTGAATATGCAATGGTTTAAAGTACCTGACAAGATTTACTTCGAAAAGGGATCCACTCAGTACCTGGCCAAAATGCCTGATATCACTCGTGTAGCTATTATCACTGACCCAATGATGGTTAAACTGGGCTATGTTGAAAGAGTAGAGCACTATCTGCGTCAACGCCAGACTCCTGTTGCGATCGAAGTGTTCTCGGAAGTTGAACCGGATCCATCGACAACTACGGTTGAAAAAGGTACGGCTATGATGAACAGATTCCAGCCGGACTGCATCATCGCACTCGGCGGCGGTTCCCCAATGGATGCTGCCAAAGGAATGTGGTTGTTCTATGAACATCCGGATGCAGACTTTAACGGCCTGAAACAGAAGTTCATGGATATCCGCAAACGGGTATACAAATTCCCTAAGCTGGGTAACAAAGCGAAATTCGTTGCGATTCCAACAACTTCCGGTACAGGTTCTGAAGTAACTTCGTTCGCAGTTATCACAGACAAGACAACGGGCAATAATACTAAGTATCCGCTGGCTGACTATGAGCTGACTCCAGACGTTGCTATCATTGATCCGGAGTTTGTATACAGCTTGCCTAGAACTGCTGTTGCCGATACAGGTATGGACGTATTGACACATGCTATCGAAGCTTATGTATCTGTAATGGCCAGTGACTATTCCGATGGTCTGGCAATCAAAGCGATTCAGCTGGTATTCCAGTGGCTGGAAAAATCCGCATTGACTGGCGACAAGCTTGCCCGCGAAAAAATGCACAACGCTTCTACACTTGCCGGTATGGCATTTGCAAATGCATTCCTGGGTATTAACCACAGCTTGGCGCACAAATGGGGCGGCCAGTACCACACGGCTCATGGCCGTACCAATGCCATCCTGATGCCGCATGTTATCCGTTACAATGCCAAGAAACCTACGAAGTTCGCTTCGTTCCCTAAATATTCGCACTTTGTAGCTGACGAACGGTATGCTGAAATTGCCCGTATCCTGGGATTGCCGGCACGTACTACTGAAGAAGGCGTAACCAGCCTGATCAATGCTATCCGCGAAATGAACAAAAAACTCGGCATCGAAGAATCCTTCTCGGCTCTTGGCTTTGATCCTAAGGACTTCGAATCCCGTGTAGATTACCTGGCTGACCGTGCATTTGAAGACCAATGTACAACTGCCAACCCTAAAATGCCGCTGGTATCTGAGCTTGCTGATGTATACCGCAACGCATTCTATGGAAGATTCGATAACTAA
- a CDS encoding ABC transporter substrate-binding protein, with product MRKYSSVLACLLVTGSLLSACGGNNNGNKPAANGGEATNAPAATAAAEETTAPTDAPADDITQRKVTIKIHYPTPDLTEVRAQEDDKIKRFQEVYPNVEIVKDDWQYNVSEIGVKMAANEAPTFFNTYATEAKFLVEKGWVADITDLWNNYEFKDQINPVLQNQFIIDGKVYGVTQKGYVTTTMINKKMLDDKGVAVPPLDWTWDDMLNTAKGVADTKKGISGIAPMGKGNEAGWNWTNFLFEAGGEIQKIEGGKVVATFNTDAGVKALDFYKKLRWEAKAVPQDWALGWGDAVGAFQQGRTAMVMAGSDGVIEQALNQGGLKPADVLTYPMPAAEKGGKHTGVLGGDYLVINPNASKDEQEMAFRYITFDYFSDKGLEALDAILQQRKADGKYFIPPLLDYYAADSEFGKKTKAVYDKYSDIVYQYNTDIMALLDGKPEAQYNTQDYYATMSNVIQELFSKDGTDSKAQLDAAAKTVQEKFFDTIKVE from the coding sequence ATGCGTAAATATTCCAGCGTATTAGCATGTCTCCTGGTGACGGGATCGTTATTGTCCGCTTGCGGCGGCAATAATAACGGGAACAAACCGGCGGCAAATGGAGGAGAGGCGACAAATGCACCTGCGGCTACCGCAGCAGCAGAAGAGACCACAGCTCCGACTGACGCACCGGCGGATGATATCACCCAGAGAAAAGTAACAATTAAAATTCACTATCCTACCCCTGACCTTACCGAAGTAAGAGCGCAGGAAGATGACAAGATCAAACGGTTCCAGGAAGTCTATCCGAATGTAGAGATTGTCAAGGATGACTGGCAGTACAATGTAAGTGAGATCGGTGTGAAGATGGCCGCGAACGAAGCGCCTACCTTCTTCAATACGTATGCAACAGAAGCGAAATTCCTGGTCGAGAAAGGCTGGGTCGCCGACATTACGGATCTGTGGAACAATTATGAGTTCAAGGATCAGATCAACCCTGTGCTCCAGAACCAGTTCATTATTGACGGCAAAGTGTACGGCGTAACGCAGAAGGGTTATGTCACTACAACGATGATCAATAAGAAGATGCTCGATGACAAAGGTGTAGCCGTTCCTCCATTGGACTGGACATGGGATGACATGCTGAACACAGCCAAAGGAGTAGCAGATACCAAGAAAGGGATCTCCGGTATTGCTCCAATGGGTAAAGGCAACGAAGCTGGCTGGAACTGGACTAACTTCCTGTTCGAAGCAGGCGGTGAAATCCAGAAGATTGAAGGCGGCAAGGTTGTCGCTACGTTCAATACGGATGCCGGTGTGAAGGCTCTGGATTTCTATAAGAAGCTGAGATGGGAAGCCAAAGCTGTTCCTCAGGACTGGGCACTCGGCTGGGGGGATGCGGTAGGCGCGTTCCAGCAGGGACGTACGGCGATGGTTATGGCCGGATCTGACGGTGTTATCGAGCAGGCGCTGAACCAGGGCGGACTCAAGCCTGCGGATGTGCTCACATATCCGATGCCGGCTGCTGAAAAAGGCGGCAAGCATACCGGTGTCCTCGGCGGCGATTATCTGGTCATCAACCCGAATGCTTCCAAGGATGAGCAGGAAATGGCTTTCCGTTATATCACCTTCGATTATTTCTCTGACAAAGGCCTGGAGGCGCTTGATGCGATTCTGCAGCAGCGCAAGGCGGACGGTAAATATTTCATCCCGCCGCTTCTCGACTACTATGCTGCTGATTCTGAGTTCGGCAAGAAAACCAAAGCTGTATATGACAAGTACTCCGACATTGTATATCAATATAATACGGATATTATGGCTCTCTTGGACGGCAAGCCTGAAGCGCAATACAACACTCAGGACTACTATGCAACCATGTCTAATGTAATCCAGGAGCTGTTCTCCAAGGATGGTACGGATTCCAAGGCCCAGCTCGACGCTGCCGCCAAAACTGTACAAGAGAAATTCTTCGATACGATCAAAGTAGAATAG
- a CDS encoding carbohydrate ABC transporter permease gives MKSADRGILSEHDLKKTGNKIVYGIMVFFILLMIFSMLYPILMTMFNGLKSNVEVNSFPPHFFPQEWHFSNLKDALNYIDLLMFLRNTIYIFVGNMVATLVVLGLASFSISRMNVPYRKAFYFFFLMTLFIPATSYMIPNFVNLKELGLLNQYAAFWLPAGANTFFFLLLKNFFDGIHPEILEAARIDGASEPRSFFTIAVPLSIPIFATLAIFIFSTAWNDWFWPSLVMHSEEKYTLATAIYKYVINVKALNTNIKFAILFLVSLPPILVFLVFQKFIMRGVSLSAVKG, from the coding sequence ATGAAGAGCGCAGACAGAGGGATTCTTTCAGAACATGATCTTAAGAAGACCGGCAACAAAATCGTATACGGAATCATGGTATTTTTCATTCTTTTGATGATTTTCAGCATGCTGTATCCCATCTTGATGACGATGTTCAACGGGCTTAAATCCAACGTCGAGGTCAATTCCTTCCCGCCGCATTTCTTCCCGCAGGAGTGGCATTTCAGTAACCTTAAAGATGCGCTTAATTATATCGATCTGCTGATGTTCCTGAGAAACACGATTTACATCTTTGTCGGGAATATGGTAGCTACGCTGGTTGTTCTTGGCCTGGCCTCCTTCAGCATCTCACGGATGAATGTGCCTTACCGTAAGGCTTTCTACTTCTTCTTCCTGATGACGCTGTTTATTCCGGCTACGAGCTATATGATCCCGAACTTTGTCAATCTGAAGGAACTGGGACTGCTCAATCAGTACGCAGCCTTCTGGCTGCCGGCAGGTGCGAATACCTTCTTCTTCCTGCTGCTCAAGAACTTCTTCGACGGAATCCATCCGGAGATTCTTGAAGCCGCGCGGATTGACGGGGCCTCGGAGCCGAGAAGCTTTTTCACCATTGCGGTTCCGCTGTCCATTCCGATTTTTGCTACCCTGGCGATCTTTATCTTCTCCACAGCCTGGAACGACTGGTTCTGGCCGTCACTTGTAATGCACAGCGAAGAGAAGTACACACTTGCCACAGCGATCTATAAGTACGTTATTAATGTAAAAGCACTGAATACGAACATCAAATTTGCCATTCTGTTCCTTGTGTCCCTGCCGCCTATTCTGGTCTTCCTTGTTTTCCAGAAGTTTATTATGCGCGGAGTGTCTCTGTCGGCTGTCAAGGGATGA
- a CDS encoding carbohydrate ABC transporter permease: MFLVPALIIFIMFMWVPIFKGFLYSFYTVDFVKGNTFVGMDNYARALTDPDVLIAVKNTLYYMLLCLVIGFWVPIAFAIAISELRKFGGFVRVAAYLPYVMPAVVLYGLWRWLYDPVGPINALIGSTGADQIAFLTDTRWSMISLVFMETWQQFGSGMLIYLAAVLSIPRDWYEAAEIDGAGVWARIRHITLPSLRNLILLMLILQIIATSQGYQSQMALLDGGPNNATLTYALLIVKYAFTRLDYGTATALGMLMFVVLGGLGILQFKLNKEDN, translated from the coding sequence ATGTTCCTCGTCCCCGCGTTAATCATCTTTATTATGTTTATGTGGGTGCCCATCTTCAAAGGATTCCTGTACAGCTTCTACACCGTGGATTTCGTAAAAGGAAATACATTCGTAGGCATGGACAATTACGCCAGAGCACTCACGGATCCGGATGTCCTGATCGCTGTGAAGAACACCCTGTACTATATGCTGCTCTGCCTTGTGATCGGCTTTTGGGTGCCGATTGCTTTCGCGATTGCGATCTCCGAGCTGAGAAAATTCGGCGGATTCGTGCGCGTGGCGGCGTATTTGCCTTATGTCATGCCAGCTGTAGTGCTATACGGATTGTGGAGATGGTTGTATGATCCCGTCGGACCGATTAACGCCCTGATAGGCAGCACGGGGGCAGATCAGATCGCCTTCCTGACGGATACCAGGTGGTCGATGATCTCGCTTGTATTCATGGAGACCTGGCAGCAGTTCGGCTCGGGGATGCTGATCTATCTCGCTGCGGTGCTCAGTATTCCCCGGGACTGGTATGAGGCCGCTGAGATTGACGGAGCCGGTGTCTGGGCCCGCATCCGCCATATTACACTGCCGTCGCTGCGCAATCTTATTCTGCTCATGCTGATTCTGCAGATTATTGCCACCTCTCAAGGGTACCAGTCACAGATGGCCCTGCTGGACGGGGGGCCGAACAATGCGACGCTGACCTATGCGCTGCTCATTGTGAAGTACGCTTTTACAAGACTGGATTACGGTACGGCGACTGCGCTGGGGATGCTGATGTTTGTTGTTCTGGGCGGTTTGGGCATTTTACAGTTCAAGCTTAACAAGGAGGACAACTAG
- a CDS encoding response regulator, whose amino-acid sequence MFNILVVDDEPLICKGLSSLLAASGLDIDHIYTANSGFEALDCIRMEEIDLLVTDIQMGAMSGIELMQHAKMAKPWVQTIVISAHETFQYAQMAVRLGAKDYLIKPLNSEQFLDSVRSVVLKMDKPSPELATYMDGISESFRLEEPLPAYSQLLNSLLTETASVLGREEELRKLDELKLQGPFFSVIKIKLPLPEERREQKYTPRDRSLLRYAALNIAKELLHQEWNSTAFYSPDEEITVIIQWDEKSYEESATGQVGRLDVLGRSLHFNIHRYLHLNAVIGISQILKGLSFMDVLNRQASKAILWNKEHADHYVFYYGDFNWNNYAADPSPEELHTHSNLIVQKAKEYIEGNYAQKGLTIHEVAKKNHVSPNYLSYLFKKNTGHNLWEYVIKLRMEDSREMILNTDLRRYEIAERVGYESPEHFSKIFKKYYGISPSELKK is encoded by the coding sequence GTGTTCAATATACTGGTTGTTGATGATGAGCCGCTCATTTGCAAAGGACTCAGCAGCCTACTGGCTGCTTCCGGACTTGATATCGACCATATTTATACCGCGAACAGCGGGTTTGAGGCACTGGATTGCATCCGGATGGAGGAGATTGATCTGCTCGTTACGGATATTCAGATGGGCGCGATGAGCGGAATCGAACTGATGCAGCATGCCAAAATGGCCAAACCCTGGGTGCAGACGATCGTCATCTCGGCGCATGAGACCTTTCAATATGCCCAAATGGCCGTCCGGCTGGGGGCCAAGGATTACCTGATCAAGCCGCTGAACAGCGAGCAATTCCTTGATTCAGTGCGGAGTGTAGTACTCAAGATGGATAAGCCCTCGCCGGAGCTGGCCACGTATATGGACGGGATCAGTGAAAGCTTCCGTCTGGAGGAGCCGTTGCCGGCATACAGCCAGCTGCTGAATTCACTGTTAACCGAAACCGCTTCAGTGCTGGGGAGAGAGGAAGAACTGCGTAAGCTGGATGAATTGAAGCTGCAAGGACCTTTCTTCTCCGTCATCAAAATCAAGCTTCCCTTGCCCGAAGAACGGCGCGAGCAGAAATATACTCCCCGTGACCGCAGTCTGCTGCGTTATGCCGCCCTGAATATTGCCAAAGAACTGCTCCATCAGGAGTGGAATTCCACAGCCTTCTATTCACCAGATGAGGAGATTACAGTGATCATCCAGTGGGATGAGAAAAGCTACGAGGAATCGGCCACCGGCCAGGTAGGCAGGCTTGATGTGCTCGGGCGGAGCCTGCATTTCAATATCCACCGCTATCTGCATCTGAATGCCGTAATAGGAATCAGCCAGATCCTGAAAGGGCTTAGCTTCATGGATGTGCTGAACCGTCAGGCCTCAAAGGCTATTCTGTGGAACAAAGAGCATGCCGATCACTACGTGTTCTACTATGGGGATTTCAACTGGAACAACTATGCCGCAGATCCTTCACCCGAGGAGCTTCATACACACAGTAATCTGATTGTGCAGAAGGCCAAGGAGTATATTGAAGGGAATTATGCCCAGAAGGGCTTAACGATCCATGAGGTCGCCAAGAAGAATCATGTCAGCCCTAACTACCTGAGTTATCTGTTTAAGAAAAATACAGGCCATAACCTGTGGGAATATGTCATCAAGCTGCGGATGGAGGACAGCCGGGAGATGATCCTGAATACCGATCTGCGCCGGTATGAGATTGCCGAGCGGGTGGGGTATGAGTCGCCGGAGCATTTCAGCAAGATTTTCAAAAAATACTATGGAATCAGCCCCAGTGAACTGAAGAAGTAA